A genomic region of Micromonospora sp. NBRC 110009 contains the following coding sequences:
- a CDS encoding TIGR03668 family PPOX class F420-dependent oxidoreductase, which translates to MPTDELRHRVGAARVARLATVGADGCPHLVPVCFVLLGDVIYHAVDEKPKRHRRLRRLENIRATGNACLLIDEYHEDWSRLWWVRLDGHGWLVEDRAEETAARAALADKYPQYVQRPPAGPVVAVRVTRWSAWSAAE; encoded by the coding sequence GTGCCCACCGACGAACTCCGGCATCGGGTAGGGGCGGCCCGGGTGGCTCGGCTGGCCACCGTCGGGGCCGATGGTTGTCCGCACCTGGTGCCGGTGTGCTTCGTCCTGCTCGGCGACGTCATCTACCATGCGGTCGATGAGAAGCCCAAGCGCCACCGGCGGCTACGCCGTCTGGAGAACATCCGGGCGACCGGGAACGCCTGCCTGCTGATCGACGAGTACCACGAGGACTGGTCGCGGCTGTGGTGGGTCCGGCTGGACGGGCACGGCTGGCTGGTGGAGGACCGCGCGGAGGAGACCGCAGCCCGCGCGGCGCTGGCCGACAAGTATCCGCAGTACGTCCAGCGGCCGCCGGCCGGGCCGGTGGTGGCGGTGCGGGTGACCCGCTGGTCGGCCTGGTCCGCCGCAGAATGA
- a CDS encoding phosphocholine-specific phospholipase C, with protein sequence MANVDRRKFLKMLSAPVAAAALPVDFSKALAIPANNRTSSIEDVEHVIFLMQENRSFDHFFGTLRGVRGFSDPHPLTLPSGKSVWHQPNGTGELLPFRPEVPDLGQTFLPDPPHGWSDTHGAWNGGRYDRWVPNKGVVTMTHHTRSDLPYHFALADAFTVCDNYHCSVLASTDPNRYHMWTGWVGNDGRAGGPVIDNAEAGYDWSTYPERLQRAGVSWKVYQDVGLGLTADGYWGWTGDPFIGNYGDNSLLYFHQYQNAQPGTPLADRARTGTEILKQDRSPEALLADFRRDVENGTLPQVSWIVAPEAYSEHPNWGPDYGAWYISQVVDILAANPAVWSKMALFITYDEEGGFFDHLVPPTPPQTRAQGQSTVATTNEVFPGDGRRAAGPYGLGIRVPMIIVSPWTRGGWVNSQVFDHTSLIRFLEARFAGGNADLVESNITPWRRAVVGDLTSAFDFRTPNASPRVTLPDTDDLKPVDLTRQPDEVPVPPADPRLPGQERGVRPARALPYTFHVDGRAAATSFSIDFRNSGGATGVFHVRSADPAQPPRSYTVEPGRQVTDAWDTASGYDLQVHGPNGFFRRFTGGAGVALDARTRYAEDGHEISLEVVNRGTKRAEVTIADGYSSRNTTLSLKPGDAKTASWSLARTRGWYDLTITVSGDAGFASRYAGHLENGRPSISDPGMGGLI encoded by the coding sequence ATGGCCAATGTCGACCGTCGCAAGTTCTTGAAGATGCTCAGCGCTCCGGTGGCGGCAGCCGCCCTACCGGTGGACTTCAGCAAGGCGCTCGCCATCCCGGCGAACAATCGGACCAGCTCCATCGAGGATGTCGAGCACGTCATCTTCCTGATGCAGGAGAACCGGTCCTTCGACCACTTCTTCGGCACCCTGCGCGGCGTCCGGGGATTCTCCGACCCGCACCCGCTGACGCTGCCCTCCGGCAAGAGCGTGTGGCACCAGCCGAACGGCACGGGTGAACTGCTGCCGTTCCGGCCCGAGGTGCCGGACCTGGGCCAGACCTTCCTGCCCGATCCGCCGCACGGCTGGAGCGACACCCACGGCGCCTGGAACGGTGGCCGGTACGACCGGTGGGTGCCCAACAAGGGCGTGGTCACCATGACCCACCACACGCGCAGCGACCTGCCGTACCACTTCGCCCTCGCGGACGCCTTCACCGTGTGCGACAACTACCACTGCTCGGTGCTGGCGTCGACCGACCCCAACCGCTATCACATGTGGACCGGCTGGGTCGGCAACGACGGCAGGGCCGGCGGCCCGGTCATCGACAACGCCGAGGCGGGCTACGACTGGTCGACGTATCCGGAGCGGCTCCAGCGTGCCGGCGTCTCGTGGAAGGTCTACCAGGACGTCGGCCTCGGCCTGACCGCCGACGGCTACTGGGGCTGGACCGGGGACCCGTTCATCGGCAACTACGGGGACAACTCGCTGCTCTACTTCCACCAGTACCAGAACGCCCAGCCCGGCACCCCGCTCGCCGACCGCGCCAGGACCGGGACCGAGATCCTCAAGCAGGACCGCTCCCCCGAGGCGCTGCTAGCCGACTTCCGTCGCGACGTCGAGAACGGGACGCTGCCCCAGGTGTCCTGGATCGTCGCGCCCGAGGCCTACAGCGAGCACCCGAACTGGGGTCCCGACTACGGGGCCTGGTATATCTCGCAGGTCGTCGACATCCTGGCCGCCAACCCGGCGGTCTGGAGCAAGATGGCCCTGTTCATCACGTACGACGAGGAGGGCGGCTTCTTCGACCACCTGGTGCCGCCGACCCCGCCGCAGACCCGCGCCCAGGGCCAGTCGACCGTGGCGACGACCAACGAGGTCTTCCCCGGCGACGGCCGGCGGGCCGCCGGTCCGTACGGCCTCGGCATCCGGGTGCCGATGATCATCGTGTCGCCGTGGACCAGGGGCGGCTGGGTCAACTCCCAGGTGTTCGACCACACGTCGTTGATCCGCTTCCTCGAAGCCCGCTTCGCGGGCGGCAACGCCGACCTGGTCGAGTCCAACATCACGCCCTGGCGCCGCGCGGTGGTCGGCGACCTGACCAGCGCGTTCGACTTCCGGACCCCCAACGCCTCGCCGCGGGTCACCCTGCCGGACACCGACGACCTGAAGCCCGTCGACCTCACCCGCCAACCCGACGAGGTCCCGGTCCCGCCGGCGGACCCACGCCTGCCCGGCCAGGAACGAGGGGTACGACCCGCGCGGGCCCTCCCCTACACCTTCCACGTCGACGGGCGCGCCGCCGCCACGTCGTTCAGCATCGACTTCCGCAACTCGGGCGGCGCGACGGGTGTCTTCCACGTCCGCTCCGCCGACCCCGCGCAGCCTCCCCGCAGTTACACAGTGGAGCCGGGCAGGCAGGTGACCGACGCCTGGGACACTGCGTCCGGGTACGACCTCCAGGTGCACGGTCCCAACGGCTTCTTCCGCCGCTTCACCGGCGGCGCGGGTGTGGCGCTCGACGCCCGGACGCGGTACGCCGAGGACGGTCACGAGATCAGCCTGGAGGTGGTCAACAGGGGCACGAAGCGCGCCGAGGTGACGATCGCGGACGGCTACTCGTCCCGGAACACCACGCTGTCGCTCAAGCCGGGCGACGCGAAGACCGCGTCGTGGTCGCTGGCGCGGACCCGGGGATGGTACGACCTGACCATCACGGTCTCCGGCGACGCGGGATTCGCGTCCCGGTACGCCGGTCACCTCGAGAACGGCAGGCCCAGCATCAGCGACCCCGGCATGGGAGGACTGATCTGA
- a CDS encoding NAD(P)-dependent oxidoreductase, with translation MAANIIRAGLTTVVWNRRPEPARGLGEQGAEVATSPADAVRQADVVVTMVTDADAVRSIAVDQGMLAALPDGAVWAQMSTIGVTETERLAELVGAQRPGVTLVDAPVAGSRGPAQQGKLVVLASGPEQVQARVAPVFDAVGQQTVWVGPVGAGSRLKLVNNLVLAFVAEGVAAAVALGDTLGLDRSTVLQALRGSPLVSPWAAEKLERIGRDDFTPQYSLDLALKDVDLALREVRPGRFPAAEALAAEWRRAVEQGLGRDDLTVVTRALEEAA, from the coding sequence ATGGCAGCCAACATCATCCGGGCCGGGTTGACCACGGTGGTGTGGAACCGGCGACCGGAGCCGGCGCGCGGGCTCGGCGAGCAGGGCGCCGAGGTCGCCACCAGCCCGGCTGACGCGGTACGCCAGGCGGACGTGGTGGTGACCATGGTGACGGACGCCGACGCGGTGCGGTCCATCGCGGTCGACCAGGGCATGCTCGCCGCGCTGCCCGACGGAGCGGTCTGGGCGCAGATGAGCACCATCGGGGTGACCGAGACCGAACGCCTGGCCGAGCTGGTCGGCGCGCAGCGTCCCGGGGTGACGCTGGTGGACGCCCCGGTGGCCGGCAGCCGGGGACCGGCGCAGCAGGGCAAGCTCGTCGTCCTCGCCTCCGGCCCGGAGCAGGTCCAGGCCCGGGTGGCGCCGGTCTTCGACGCGGTCGGGCAGCAGACCGTCTGGGTCGGGCCGGTCGGCGCCGGGTCACGGCTGAAGCTGGTCAACAACCTCGTGCTCGCCTTCGTCGCCGAGGGGGTGGCCGCGGCGGTCGCCCTCGGTGACACGCTCGGCCTGGACCGCAGCACGGTGCTCCAGGCCCTGCGCGGTAGCCCGCTGGTCTCGCCCTGGGCGGCCGAGAAACTGGAGCGCATCGGCCGGGACGACTTCACACCGCAGTACTCGCTCGACCTCGCGCTCAAGGATGTCGACCTGGCGTTGCGCGAGGTGCGGCCCGGCCGGTTCCCGGCAGCCGAGGCGCTCGCCGCGGAGTGGCGGCGGGCGGTCGAGCAGGGTCTCGGCCGGGACGATCTGACCGTCGTGACGCGGGCGCTGGAGGAGGCGGCATGA
- a CDS encoding transaminase, protein MRTDFEADGVDRARLGRLLARERAVFVDRHPRSAAAYARADHLFGKVPMTWMNKNAAGFPVYVDRARGARLTDIDGNEYVDFCLGDTGAMAGHSPAPVVAAVTRRLAELGGASTMLPTEEAATVGAELSRRFGLPAWSFTLTATDANRWAIRLLRAVTGRPRILVNSYCYHGSVDESLIVVGPDGRPRSREGNVGAPCDVTATSRVAEFNDLDGLARELAHGDVAAVLMEPALTNIGIVLPEPGYLDGVRALTRQHGTYLINDETHTFSAGPGGATAAWGLTPDVVTIGKAIGGGVPVGAYGLSAELAAALTGRADLDLVDMGGVGGTLAGNPVSIAATRATLQEVLTDDAFAGMIDVATVFADGIRKLVGDYALPWSVSQLGARVEYRFATPAPRTGTESAACADPDLEDYLHVYLINRGILLTPFHNMALMCPQTTVEDVARHHEVFADALGELLG, encoded by the coding sequence ATGCGTACGGATTTCGAAGCTGACGGGGTTGACCGCGCCCGCCTTGGCAGGCTGCTGGCTCGGGAACGGGCGGTGTTCGTCGACCGGCACCCCCGGTCCGCCGCCGCGTACGCCCGCGCCGACCACCTGTTCGGCAAGGTGCCGATGACGTGGATGAACAAGAACGCGGCCGGCTTCCCGGTGTACGTGGACCGGGCGCGCGGCGCCCGGCTCACCGACATCGACGGCAACGAGTACGTCGACTTCTGTCTCGGCGACACCGGGGCGATGGCCGGGCACTCGCCCGCCCCGGTCGTCGCCGCGGTCACCCGGCGGCTGGCCGAGTTGGGCGGCGCGAGCACCATGCTGCCCACCGAGGAGGCGGCCACGGTCGGGGCCGAGCTGAGCCGTCGCTTCGGCCTCCCCGCCTGGAGCTTCACGCTGACCGCCACCGACGCCAACCGGTGGGCGATCCGGCTGCTGCGCGCCGTCACCGGCCGTCCGCGCATCCTGGTCAACAGCTACTGCTACCACGGCTCGGTGGACGAGTCACTGATCGTGGTCGGCCCGGACGGTCGGCCGCGCAGCCGGGAGGGCAACGTCGGCGCCCCCTGCGACGTGACCGCGACCAGCCGCGTCGCCGAGTTCAACGACCTCGACGGGCTGGCCCGGGAACTCGCCCACGGCGACGTCGCCGCGGTGCTGATGGAGCCGGCGCTGACCAACATCGGCATCGTCCTGCCCGAACCGGGCTACCTCGACGGGGTCCGCGCGCTCACCCGACAGCACGGCACCTACCTGATCAACGACGAGACGCACACGTTCTCCGCCGGTCCGGGCGGCGCGACCGCCGCGTGGGGCCTGACGCCGGACGTGGTCACGATCGGCAAGGCCATCGGTGGCGGCGTCCCGGTCGGCGCGTACGGCCTCTCCGCCGAACTCGCCGCGGCGTTGACCGGCCGGGCGGACCTCGACCTGGTCGACATGGGCGGCGTGGGCGGCACCCTCGCGGGCAACCCGGTGTCGATCGCGGCCACCCGGGCCACCCTGCAGGAGGTGCTCACCGACGACGCGTTCGCCGGCATGATCGACGTGGCGACCGTCTTCGCCGACGGCATCCGCAAACTCGTCGGCGACTACGCGTTGCCCTGGTCGGTGAGCCAGCTCGGCGCGCGGGTGGAATACCGCTTCGCCACCCCGGCGCCGCGCACCGGCACCGAGTCCGCCGCCTGCGCCGACCCCGACCTGGAGGACTACCTGCACGTCTACCTGATCAACCGGGGCATCCTGCTGACCCCGTTCCACAACATGGCGCTGATGTGCCCGCAGACCACCGTCGAGGACGTCGCCCGGCACCACGAGGTCTTCGCCGACGCGCTCGGCGAGCTCCTCGGCTGA
- a CDS encoding VOC family protein, with translation MPGSPVIVSLPIADRPTSHRFYSDALGLATVGEPAADGIPEPLQFTVNDGLRLMLVPSGGFGWVIRDHEVAERGRSECVLGLTADTPAEVDRIVERARSAGARVVTPPTTQPWGYVGTFADPDGHLWMVTAA, from the coding sequence ATGCCCGGCTCGCCCGTGATCGTCAGCCTGCCGATCGCCGACCGCCCGACATCGCACCGCTTCTACTCCGACGCCCTCGGCCTGGCGACGGTCGGTGAGCCGGCAGCGGACGGGATCCCCGAGCCGCTGCAGTTCACCGTGAACGACGGCCTGCGGTTGATGCTGGTGCCCAGCGGGGGCTTCGGCTGGGTCATCCGCGATCACGAGGTGGCCGAGCGCGGCCGCAGCGAGTGTGTGCTCGGTCTGACCGCCGACACCCCGGCCGAGGTCGACCGGATCGTCGAGCGGGCCCGGTCCGCGGGTGCCCGGGTGGTGACACCGCCCACCACACAGCCGTGGGGCTACGTCGGCACGTTCGCCGACCCCGACGGGCACCTCTGGATGGTTACGGCGGCCTGA
- a CDS encoding LacI family DNA-binding transcriptional regulator — MARINASLELPMPRPGPRLRLADVAERAGVSLATASRALAGREGVSEEVAKHVRQISRELGYVANPYARTLAGGASSTVGLIVHQIDDPYFSEIASGVIEVAAEEGLLVQIAHSGRDPENEVRQLRHLIAQRVGIILIAGSGYDDPRVEAEARAELAGFQRAGGRVAVIGRHALGVDAVVPDNEASGRAIGAHLLALGHRRIAVAAGTAGLTTVADRLAGVAAALSADGLSLAQLPVVHSDFTRDGGRVAAEQILEQHPDSTAIIALNDAMAIGVLSILRARRIPVPERMSVVGFDDVSVAADLAPSLTTVRLPMTEMGRMALNLALKPKATRPRRRPTGHTLIVRDSTGPAPNG; from the coding sequence ATGGCGCGGATCAATGCCTCCCTGGAGTTGCCGATGCCCCGACCCGGTCCACGGCTGCGCCTCGCCGACGTGGCGGAACGCGCCGGCGTGTCGCTGGCGACCGCCTCCCGCGCCTTGGCCGGCCGGGAAGGCGTCAGCGAAGAGGTGGCCAAGCACGTCCGGCAGATCTCCCGCGAGCTGGGCTACGTGGCCAACCCCTACGCCCGCACCCTCGCCGGGGGCGCCAGTTCCACCGTCGGCCTGATCGTCCACCAGATCGACGACCCGTACTTCTCCGAGATCGCCAGCGGGGTCATCGAGGTCGCCGCCGAGGAAGGGCTGCTGGTCCAGATCGCCCACTCGGGCCGCGACCCGGAGAACGAGGTACGCCAACTGCGGCACCTCATCGCCCAGCGGGTGGGCATCATCCTGATCGCCGGCTCCGGCTACGACGACCCCCGCGTGGAGGCCGAGGCCCGTGCCGAACTGGCAGGATTCCAGCGCGCCGGCGGGCGGGTCGCCGTCATCGGCCGGCACGCGCTGGGTGTCGACGCCGTGGTGCCGGACAACGAGGCCAGCGGCCGCGCCATCGGCGCCCACCTGCTCGCGCTGGGCCATCGGCGGATCGCCGTCGCCGCCGGCACCGCAGGGCTGACCACAGTGGCCGACCGGCTCGCCGGGGTGGCCGCCGCGCTCTCCGCCGACGGTCTCTCCCTCGCCCAGCTGCCGGTCGTCCACTCCGACTTCACCCGCGACGGCGGCCGGGTGGCGGCCGAACAGATCCTGGAGCAGCACCCGGACAGCACCGCGATCATCGCGCTCAACGACGCCATGGCGATCGGCGTGCTGTCCATCCTGCGGGCCCGGCGCATTCCCGTCCCCGAGCGCATGTCGGTGGTCGGCTTCGACGACGTGTCGGTCGCCGCCGACCTGGCGCCGAGCCTGACCACCGTGCGGCTGCCGATGACCGAGATGGGGCGGATGGCACTCAACCTCGCCCTGAAGCCGAAGGCGACCCGCCCACGACGGCGGCCCACCGGCCACACCCTGATCGTCCGCGACTCGACCGGACCCGCGCCGAACGGCTGA
- a CDS encoding LamG-like jellyroll fold domain-containing protein yields the protein MRRSRRAVVAATMLLALGLTAVASPAQADRPGPYDVHPALWSHLVAMYDFDHPVPGDVALEADQGRSGTEIALVNGGAAMRVPDEAYKGSGNALQTGQVNPAVAGNDDWKAGTFSASGVPTLHAFSSAEGATVMGWFKRDMDGPALNSTTANPADRFNAIGLAGVLTGDSDGHAVRALLELIDVNGELRLVALGRRLDGGSSQTFAANEDWRTLLPKGEWVHLAATYDFTTGTMALYRNGEPVDGFYTTAGDPWKLTGPGPYVTTASDPRGIKIGGSFPQNTLERNPCDCRMDGLMFLDSVIPATDIAKQYRYMAR from the coding sequence ATGAGAAGATCCAGACGAGCCGTCGTCGCGGCCACCATGCTGCTGGCACTCGGCCTCACGGCTGTGGCGAGTCCCGCCCAGGCCGACCGGCCCGGCCCGTACGACGTCCACCCCGCCCTCTGGTCGCACCTGGTCGCCATGTACGACTTCGACCACCCGGTGCCCGGCGACGTCGCCCTCGAAGCGGACCAGGGCCGCTCCGGCACCGAGATCGCACTGGTCAACGGCGGCGCGGCCATGCGCGTGCCCGACGAGGCGTACAAGGGCAGCGGCAACGCCCTGCAGACCGGGCAGGTCAACCCAGCGGTCGCCGGCAACGACGACTGGAAGGCCGGCACCTTCTCCGCCAGCGGCGTGCCGACCCTGCACGCGTTCAGCAGCGCCGAAGGCGCGACCGTCATGGGCTGGTTCAAGCGCGACATGGACGGCCCGGCGCTCAACTCCACGACCGCCAACCCGGCCGACCGGTTCAACGCGATCGGTCTGGCCGGCGTGCTGACCGGCGACTCCGACGGGCACGCCGTGCGGGCCCTGCTCGAACTCATCGACGTCAACGGCGAACTGCGGCTGGTCGCCCTCGGCCGGCGCCTCGACGGCGGGTCCTCGCAGACCTTCGCCGCAAATGAGGACTGGCGGACCCTGCTCCCGAAGGGGGAATGGGTGCACCTGGCCGCCACCTACGACTTCACCACCGGCACCATGGCGCTCTACCGCAACGGCGAGCCGGTCGACGGCTTCTACACCACCGCCGGCGACCCGTGGAAGCTGACCGGGCCCGGCCCGTACGTCACCACCGCCAGCGACCCGCGCGGCATCAAGATCGGCGGCAGCTTCCCGCAGAACACCCTCGAGCGCAACCCGTGCGACTGCCGCATGGACGGCCTCATGTTCCTCGACAGCGTCATCCCGGCGACCGACATCGCCAAGCAGTACCGCTACATGGCCCGCTGA
- a CDS encoding PQQ-dependent sugar dehydrogenase, with protein MFIRAGSTGRLRRAALTAGVTAATLVLSTLVAGPARADGAVYDPIRETPTQSRLGLVLQEYASFPQSTPNPAPVDQRLVRKARINTISELPDGSGRRAVPDLNGNLYFVENGVPHVYLDVAATFAPAFFSGRGLGQGFGYVAFHPDFAHNGRFYTIHTEQASLATRTPDYAQPNTIYQGVINEWTATDPAADAFSGTHRELLRIGFGGQVHGIQEINFNPTAKPGDGDYGMLYLAVGDGGQGYRNGDPQNMGLPHGKLLRIDPQGTNSPNGRYGIPADNPFVGKAGALGEIYAVGFRDPHRFSWDQATGRMFLGHIGEHAIESIYEVQAGDNFGWSEREGSWVFDKTATKPCDKLYPLPADDAKYGYTYPVAAYDHDPAAGWNCTSDVGVAVAGGFVYRGHTLPHLIGKYVFGDLVDGRILYTEANEMRRGAGLATIHRLALYTTAGDLVRMQDLSSPGAPGDPNRVDLRFGTDAAGEIYIVAKANGKIWKVVGTKTVAEGDVGDAKVVNTGGAENWTPVTPSKWQFDGDEVILAEAGVSRPGPRRPFEYAIVNKGPAWSSVQIDANVRLDTPVEVSNRDIIIVFGWQSDTQYYYAHLSTDNTIYPHNGIFKVNNADRERIDHQWNGRSRGANPAITDADWHKVRVVHLPATGEIAVYVDGHRDPLLTAKDKTFSSGRVGFGSFDNIGRTRLFTVTGTPAA; from the coding sequence GTGTTCATTCGCGCTGGCAGTACCGGCAGGCTCCGTAGAGCCGCGCTGACCGCCGGAGTCACTGCCGCCACCCTCGTCCTGTCCACCCTGGTCGCCGGCCCCGCCCGGGCCGACGGGGCCGTCTACGACCCGATCCGCGAGACGCCGACCCAGTCCCGGCTGGGGCTGGTCCTGCAGGAGTACGCTAGCTTCCCGCAGTCGACCCCCAACCCGGCCCCGGTCGACCAGCGCCTGGTCCGCAAGGCCCGGATCAACACCATCAGCGAGCTGCCCGACGGCTCCGGCCGCCGCGCGGTGCCGGACCTCAACGGCAACCTGTACTTCGTCGAGAATGGCGTGCCGCACGTCTACCTCGACGTGGCGGCCACCTTCGCACCCGCGTTCTTCTCCGGCCGCGGCCTCGGCCAGGGCTTCGGGTACGTCGCGTTCCACCCGGACTTCGCGCACAACGGCCGCTTCTACACCATCCACACCGAGCAGGCGTCGCTGGCCACCCGGACCCCGGACTACGCGCAGCCGAACACCATCTACCAGGGCGTCATCAACGAGTGGACCGCCACCGACCCGGCCGCCGACGCGTTCTCCGGCACCCACCGGGAGCTCCTGCGCATCGGCTTCGGCGGCCAGGTCCACGGCATCCAGGAGATCAACTTCAACCCGACCGCGAAGCCGGGCGACGGCGACTACGGGATGCTCTACCTGGCGGTCGGCGACGGCGGGCAGGGCTACCGCAACGGCGACCCGCAGAACATGGGCCTGCCGCACGGCAAGCTGCTCCGCATCGACCCGCAGGGCACCAACTCGCCCAACGGCCGGTACGGGATCCCGGCCGACAACCCGTTCGTCGGTAAGGCCGGCGCGCTCGGCGAGATCTACGCGGTGGGCTTCCGTGACCCGCACCGGTTCAGCTGGGACCAGGCCACCGGCCGGATGTTCCTCGGCCACATCGGCGAGCACGCCATCGAGTCGATCTACGAGGTCCAGGCGGGGGACAACTTCGGCTGGAGCGAGCGCGAGGGCTCCTGGGTCTTCGACAAGACCGCGACCAAGCCGTGCGACAAGCTCTACCCGCTGCCGGCCGACGACGCGAAGTACGGCTACACCTACCCGGTCGCCGCGTACGACCACGACCCGGCTGCGGGCTGGAACTGCACCTCCGACGTCGGGGTCGCGGTGGCCGGCGGGTTCGTCTACCGCGGCCACACCCTCCCGCACCTGATCGGCAAGTACGTCTTCGGTGACCTGGTCGACGGCCGGATCCTCTACACCGAGGCAAACGAGATGCGCCGCGGCGCGGGTCTCGCCACGATCCACCGGCTCGCCCTGTACACCACCGCCGGCGACCTGGTGCGCATGCAGGACCTGTCGAGCCCGGGCGCGCCCGGCGACCCGAACCGCGTCGACCTGCGCTTCGGCACTGACGCGGCCGGCGAGATCTACATCGTGGCCAAGGCCAACGGGAAGATCTGGAAGGTGGTCGGCACGAAGACGGTGGCGGAGGGCGACGTGGGTGACGCCAAGGTGGTCAACACCGGTGGCGCGGAGAACTGGACGCCGGTGACCCCGTCGAAGTGGCAGTTCGACGGCGACGAGGTGATCCTCGCCGAGGCCGGTGTCAGCCGCCCCGGCCCGCGCCGGCCGTTCGAGTACGCCATCGTCAACAAGGGACCGGCCTGGTCGTCGGTGCAGATCGACGCCAACGTACGCCTCGACACGCCGGTGGAGGTCAGCAACCGGGACATCATCATCGTCTTCGGCTGGCAGTCGGACACGCAGTACTACTACGCCCACCTGTCGACCGACAACACGATCTACCCGCACAACGGCATTTTCAAGGTCAACAACGCTGACCGGGAGCGCATCGACCACCAGTGGAACGGACGGTCCCGCGGCGCCAACCCGGCGATCACCGACGCCGACTGGCACAAGGTGCGGGTCGTGCACCTGCCCGCCACCGGCGAGATCGCCGTGTACGTCGACGGGCACCGGGATCCGCTGCTGACCGCGAAGGACAAGACCTTCAGCTCCGGTCGGGTCGGCTTCGGCTCCTTCGACAACATCGGCCGTACCCGTCTGTTCACCGTGACGGGCACGCCAGCCGCCTGA